A single genomic interval of Pseudochaenichthys georgianus chromosome 3, fPseGeo1.2, whole genome shotgun sequence harbors:
- the LOC117465891 gene encoding general transcription factor IIF subunit 2-like isoform X1, producing the protein MTEKAGEVDLTGAKQNTGVWLVKVPKYLSAQWAKATGRGDVGKLRICKKGNQGKPEVSFTLNEELTVIDGIEDKTVSAPRDHPFTMQSVGGQTLAVFTENSSDLFSPLPITSADLGQSEERSDGSSSVAWAGAGPDKIALEGVVVQRAECRTAVSENYMKLKRLQLEELAKPVRLSQQLEKAVTSNYKPVANHTYNLEYDRKKKEEGKRARLDKQQVLDMLFSAFEKHQFYNIKDLVDITKQPVTYLKEILRDIGVYNVKGTHKNTWELKPEYRHYQDDEKTDE; encoded by the exons ATGACTGAGAAAGCAGGAGAAGTGGATTTAACTGGTGCCAAGCAGAACACGGGTGTGTGGCTTGTAAAG GTGCCCAAGTACCTCTCTGCGCAATGGGCAAAAGCGACCGGCAGAGGAGATGTCGGGAAACTGCGAATCTGCAA GAAAGGAAACCAAGGAAAACCAGAG GTGTCCTTTACTTTAAATGAAGAGCTGACTGTGATTGACGGTATAGAGGATAAGACGGTGTCTGCACCTCGCGATCATCCGTTCACCATGCAGTCAGTGGGGGGGCAGACGCTGGCGGTCTTCACAGAGAATTCCTCAG ACCTTTTCAGTCCACTGCCAATCACCTCAGCAGATTTGG GCCAGTCAGAAGAAAGATCTGATGGCAGCAGCTCAGTTGCGTGGGCGGGGGCAGGTCCAG ATAAAATAGCCTTGGAGGGAGTGGTGGTGCAGAGAGCAGAGTGTAGAACTGCTGTGAGTGAAAACTATATGAAGCTGAAGAG GTTACAACTTGAAGAGTTGGCCAAGCCAGTCAGGCTGTCCCAGCAGTTGGAGAAAGCGGTCACCAGCAACTATAAACCTGTGGCCAACCATACCTACAAT CTTGAGTATGAccggaaaaagaaggaagagggCAAGAGGGCCAGACTGGACAAACAGCAGGTGTTGGACATGTTGTTTTCTGCTTTTGAAAAGCACCAGTTCTACAACATCAAAGACCTGGTGGATATCACCAAACAGCCTGTG ACTTACTTGAAGGAAATCTTGCGTGACATTGGCGTTTACAATGTGAAGGGAACACACAAGAATACCTGGGAGCTCAAACCAGAATACCGACATTATCAAGACGATGAAAAGACTGACGAATAG
- the LOC117465891 gene encoding general transcription factor IIF subunit 2-like isoform X3 yields MTEKAGEVDLTGAKQNTGVWLVKVPKYLSAQWAKATGRGDVGKLRICKKGNQGKPEVSFTLNEELTVIDGIEDKTVSAPRDHPFTMQSVGGQTLAVFTENSSDKIALEGVVVQRAECRTAVSENYMKLKRLQLEELAKPVRLSQQLEKAVTSNYKPVANHTYNLEYDRKKKEEGKRARLDKQQVLDMLFSAFEKHQFYNIKDLVDITKQPVTYLKEILRDIGVYNVKGTHKNTWELKPEYRHYQDDEKTDE; encoded by the exons ATGACTGAGAAAGCAGGAGAAGTGGATTTAACTGGTGCCAAGCAGAACACGGGTGTGTGGCTTGTAAAG GTGCCCAAGTACCTCTCTGCGCAATGGGCAAAAGCGACCGGCAGAGGAGATGTCGGGAAACTGCGAATCTGCAA GAAAGGAAACCAAGGAAAACCAGAG GTGTCCTTTACTTTAAATGAAGAGCTGACTGTGATTGACGGTATAGAGGATAAGACGGTGTCTGCACCTCGCGATCATCCGTTCACCATGCAGTCAGTGGGGGGGCAGACGCTGGCGGTCTTCACAGAGAATTCCTCAG ATAAAATAGCCTTGGAGGGAGTGGTGGTGCAGAGAGCAGAGTGTAGAACTGCTGTGAGTGAAAACTATATGAAGCTGAAGAG GTTACAACTTGAAGAGTTGGCCAAGCCAGTCAGGCTGTCCCAGCAGTTGGAGAAAGCGGTCACCAGCAACTATAAACCTGTGGCCAACCATACCTACAAT CTTGAGTATGAccggaaaaagaaggaagagggCAAGAGGGCCAGACTGGACAAACAGCAGGTGTTGGACATGTTGTTTTCTGCTTTTGAAAAGCACCAGTTCTACAACATCAAAGACCTGGTGGATATCACCAAACAGCCTGTG ACTTACTTGAAGGAAATCTTGCGTGACATTGGCGTTTACAATGTGAAGGGAACACACAAGAATACCTGGGAGCTCAAACCAGAATACCGACATTATCAAGACGATGAAAAGACTGACGAATAG
- the LOC117465891 gene encoding general transcription factor IIF subunit 2-like isoform X2 — MTEKAGEVDLTGAKQNTGVWLVKVPKYLSAQWAKATGRGDVGKLRICKKGNQGKPEVSFTLNEELTVIDGIEDKTVSAPRDHPFTMQSVGGQTLAVFTENSSGQSEERSDGSSSVAWAGAGPDKIALEGVVVQRAECRTAVSENYMKLKRLQLEELAKPVRLSQQLEKAVTSNYKPVANHTYNLEYDRKKKEEGKRARLDKQQVLDMLFSAFEKHQFYNIKDLVDITKQPVTYLKEILRDIGVYNVKGTHKNTWELKPEYRHYQDDEKTDE, encoded by the exons ATGACTGAGAAAGCAGGAGAAGTGGATTTAACTGGTGCCAAGCAGAACACGGGTGTGTGGCTTGTAAAG GTGCCCAAGTACCTCTCTGCGCAATGGGCAAAAGCGACCGGCAGAGGAGATGTCGGGAAACTGCGAATCTGCAA GAAAGGAAACCAAGGAAAACCAGAG GTGTCCTTTACTTTAAATGAAGAGCTGACTGTGATTGACGGTATAGAGGATAAGACGGTGTCTGCACCTCGCGATCATCCGTTCACCATGCAGTCAGTGGGGGGGCAGACGCTGGCGGTCTTCACAGAGAATTCCTCAG GCCAGTCAGAAGAAAGATCTGATGGCAGCAGCTCAGTTGCGTGGGCGGGGGCAGGTCCAG ATAAAATAGCCTTGGAGGGAGTGGTGGTGCAGAGAGCAGAGTGTAGAACTGCTGTGAGTGAAAACTATATGAAGCTGAAGAG GTTACAACTTGAAGAGTTGGCCAAGCCAGTCAGGCTGTCCCAGCAGTTGGAGAAAGCGGTCACCAGCAACTATAAACCTGTGGCCAACCATACCTACAAT CTTGAGTATGAccggaaaaagaaggaagagggCAAGAGGGCCAGACTGGACAAACAGCAGGTGTTGGACATGTTGTTTTCTGCTTTTGAAAAGCACCAGTTCTACAACATCAAAGACCTGGTGGATATCACCAAACAGCCTGTG ACTTACTTGAAGGAAATCTTGCGTGACATTGGCGTTTACAATGTGAAGGGAACACACAAGAATACCTGGGAGCTCAAACCAGAATACCGACATTATCAAGACGATGAAAAGACTGACGAATAG
- the gpalpp1 gene encoding GPALPP motifs-containing protein 1 yields MSSDELIGPALPPMFRNRESDDDSDSDEGFSGPALPPGYKRGEPSSSSEDSEEEVTFKRAKTSHTAAQSSAEKVEDTKVQEPDEDGFFGPALPPGFMKQQSSPERPPVLGPALPPGFRRAAYEDDDDDNKEEEDFPGPALPPGYQADSSSSEGEDDVIGPMPHKGPVEDSTALDFERRARKMKNKLTGDDTPEVVARETWMTVLPPELQHIGLGARTFKKKSGPENKDRSMWTDTPEDRERKIRERIERKNKGEEEKVVTPQICFKDVKMAEKVTKYNETKRAESLVSMHTKTMKEKAKKKVDVPVERRAFDRDEDLQVNRFDEAQKERLLKKSQELNTRFSHSRDRMFL; encoded by the exons ATGTCGTCTGATGAACTAATTGGACCTGCTTTGCCCCCGATGTTCAGAAACAGGGAGAGCGATGATGACTCAGATAGTGATGAAGGAT TCTCCGGCCCGGCTCTGCCTCCGGGCTACAAACGGGGAGAGCCGTCGAGCTCCTCGGAGGACAGTGAAGAGGAGGTGACGTTCAAGAGAGCCAAAACAAGTCACACAGCTGCACAAAGCTCTGCAGAAAA GGTGGAGGACACAAAGGTACAAGAACCAGACGAGGATGGTTTCTTTGGACCGGCCCTACCTCCAGGATTCATGAAACAACAGAGTTCACCAGAAAG GCCACCTGTGCTGGGACCAGCTTTACCTCCTGGATTTCGTAGAGCAGCATATGAAGACGATGATGACGATAATAAAGAAGAGGAGGATTTCCCAGGGCCTGCCCTACCCCCTGGTTACCAGGCCGACTCCTCCAGCAGCGAGGGAGAAGATGATGTGATTGGACCCATGCCACACAAAGGGCCTGTTGAAGACTCTACTGCTCTGGACTTTGAGCGCAGAGCTCGAAAGATGAAAAATAAGCTGACAGGAGAT GACACTCCTGAGGTGGTGGCCAGAGAAACATGGATGACAGTGCTCCCACCAGAACTGCAGCACATTGGTTTGGGAGCTCGAACCTTCAAGAAGAAGTCGGGCCCAGAGAACAAGGATCGCTCCATGTGGACAGACACACCAGAAGACAGGGAGCGCAAGATCAGG GAACGCATTGAAAGAAAGAACAAGGGTGAGGAAGAGAAGGTTGTTACCCCACAAATCTGCTTTAAGGATGTTAAAAtggcagaaaaagtgacaaaaTATAAC GAGACTAAACGTGCAGAGTCTCTGGTGAGTATGCACACAAAGACGATGAAGGAAAAAGCAAAGAAGAAAGTTGATGTTCCGGTGGAGAGGAGAGCATTTGATCGAGATGAAGACCTGCAGGTGAATCGTTTTGATGAAGCGCAGAAAGAGCGGCTGCTGAAGAAATCTCAGGAACTGAACACACGATTTTCTCACAGCAGGGACCGCATGTTCCTTTAA
- the ercc3 gene encoding general transcription and DNA repair factor IIH helicase/translocase subunit XPB translates to MGRKDKGDRDKKSKKRLYEEEDDEEEAGGSESQEAIPAAAGKQVDVSSTKLDEYGAKDYRVQMMLKNDNSSRPLWVAPDGHIFLEAFSPVYKYAQDFMVAIAEPVCRPNHIHEYKLTAYSLYAAVSVGLQTSDIVEYMQKLSKTSVPEGIIQFIKLCTVSYGKVKLVLKHNRYFVESAFPDVIQRLLQDTVIRECRLRTADGADTELITEVIRSKSAISKSIEEKGDPSTSQQPSDGQTSTQQVPEDIFSYYEQMDKEEEEEEETQTVSFELRQEMIEELQKRCIQLEYPLLAEYDFRNDTFNPDINIDLKPTAVLRPYQEKSLRKMFGNGRARSGVIVLPCGAGKSLVGVTAACTVRKRCLVLGNSSVSVEQWKAQFKMWSTIDDSQICRFTSDAKDKPIGCSVAISTYSMLGHTTKRSWEAERVMEWMRSQEWGLIILDEVHTIPARMFRRVLTIVQAHCKMGLTATLVREDDKIVDLNFLIGPKLFEANWMELQNNGYIAKVQCAEVWCPMSPEFYREYVAIKTKKRILFYTMNPNKFRACQFLIQFHERRNDKIMVFADNVFALKEYAIRLNKPYIYGPTSQGERMQILQNFKHNPKINTIFISKVGDTSFDLPEANVLIQISSHGGSRRQEAQRLGRVLRAKKGMIAEEYNAYFYSLVSQDTQEMAYSTKRQRFLVDQGYSFKVITKLAGMEEEDLMFSSKEEQQQLLQKVLAASDLDAEEELVAGELGGRPQFSRRTGTMSSMSGADDTVYMEYQGRGSKSFLGKNIHPLFKRFRK, encoded by the exons atgggtAGAAAGGATAAAGGAGATCGGG ACAAGAAGTCCAAAAAGCGTCTCTATGAGGAGGAAGACGATGAAGAAGAGGCAGGGGGCAGTGAGTCTCAGGAGGCCATTCCTGCTGCTGCAGGGAAACAAGTGGATGTGTCCAGTACAAAACTTGATGAATATGGAGCCAAAGATTACCGTGTTCAGATGATGCTGAAGAATGATAACAGTTCGCGCCCCCTCTGGGTG GCTCCAGATGGACACATCTTTCTTGAAGCCTTCTCCCCAGTGTACAAGTACGCACAGGATTTCATGGTGGCAATTGCAGAGCCAGTCTGCAGGCCTAATCATATCCATGAGTACAAGCTGACGGCCTATTCCCTGTATGCAGCTGTCAGTGTGGGGCTGCAGACCTCTGATATTGTGGAGTACATGCAGAAACTCAGCAAGACCTCTGTACCTGAAGGCATCATTCAGTTCATTAAG CTCTGCACTGTGAGCTATGGAAAAGTGAAGCTGGTACTCAAGCACAACAG GTATTTTGTTGAGAGTGCCTTCCCTGATGTGATCCAGCGCCTTCTGCAGGACACTGTGATCCGTGAATGTCGTCTCCGCACTGCAGACGGAGCGGACACCGAGCTTATAACTGAAGTTATTCGCAGCAAGTCAGCA ATTTCCAAGTCTATTGAGGAAAAGGGGGATCCGTCGACCTCACAGCAACCCAGCGACGGACAAACTTCTACCCAGCAGGTGCCTGAAGACATCTTTAGCTACTATGAGCAAATGgataaagaagaagaagaggaggaagagactCAGACTGTGTCTTTTGAGCTTCGCCAG GAGATGATTGAAGAGCTGCAGAAGCGTTGCATTCAGCTAGAGTACCCCCTCCTAGCAGAGTACGACTTTCGCAATGATACATTCAACCCCGACATCAACATAGACCTGAAGCCCACCGCTGTGTTGAGGCCCTACCAGGAGAAGAGTCTGCGCAAGATGTTTGGGAATGGACGGGCTCGCTCTGGGGTCATCGTGCTGCCCTGCG GAGCGGGTAAATCTCTGGTGGGCGTGACCGCAGCGTGCACGGTGCGTAAACGCTGCCTGGTGTTGGGGAACTCCTCCGTGTCAGTGGAACAGTGGAAAGCTCAGTTCAAGATGTGGTCCACCATCGATGACTCTCAGATCTGCCGCTTCACTTCCGACGCCAAGGACAAACCCATTGGCTGCTCAGTGGCCATCAGCACCTACTCCATGCTGGGTCACACCACCAAGCGCTCCTGGGAGGCGGAGAGGGTCATGGAGTGGATGCGGAGCCAGGAGTGGGGACTCATTATCCTCGATGAGGTGCACACCATCCCTG CCAGGATGTTCCGTCGTGTTCTGACCATTGTCCAGGCACATTGCAAAATGGGGCTCACTGCCACACTGGTCAGGGAAGACGACAAGATTGTGGATCTGAACTTCCTTATTGGGCCTAAACTGTTTGAGGCCAACTGGATGGAGTTACAGAACAATGGCTACATTGCCAAAGTCCAGTGTGCAGAG GTGTGGTGCCCAATGTCTCCAGAGTTCTACAGAGAGTATGTGGCCATCAAGACAAAGAAGCGCATCCTGTTTTATACGATGAACCCCAATAAGTTCCGTGCTTGCCAGTTTCTCATTCAATTCCATGAGCGGCGAAACGATAAGATCATGGTCTTTGCTGACAACGTGTTTGCCTTGAAGGAGTACGCTATCCGCCTCAACAA GCCCTACATCTACGGTCCAACCTCTCAGGGGGAACGAATGCAGATTTTACAGAACTTCAAACACAACCCCAAGATAAACACCATATTCATCTCGAAG GTTGGAGACACTTCCTTTGACTTGCCCGAAGCCAATGTTCTGATCCAGATCTCCTCCCATGGTGGATCCCGCAGACAGGAGGCTCAGAGGCTGGGCAGAGTCTTACGAGCTAAGAAAG GAATGATAGCAGAGGAGTACAATGCATACTTCTACTCACTAGTGTCCCAGGACACCCAGGAGATGGCTTACTCCACCAAGAGGCAGAGGTTCCTGGTGGACCAAGGTTACAGCTTTAAG GTGATCACAAAGCTAGCAGGTATGGAGGAGGAGGACCTGATGTTCTCCTCCAAAGAGGAGCAGCAGCAACTTCTCCAGAAGGTCCTGGCTGCTTCAGACCTGGATGCTGAGGAGGAGTTGGTGGCAGGGGAGCTGGGCGGACGACCACAG TTCTCAAGGCGAACGGGCACCATGAGCTCCATGTCGGGTGCAGATGACACCGTCTACATGGAATATCAGGGTCGAGGCAGCAAATCCTTTTTAGGAAAGAACATTCATCCACTGTTCAAGCGCTTCAGAAAGTAG